A stretch of DNA from Rhodococcus sp. NBC_00297:
CGTTGTAGAGAGCCGAGTAGGACTCGCGTTCGCTGCGCGCCTGCGGTGTCCCGCCCGTCTGGAGCAGGACGGCGCTCAGCCGGGACCGTGCATAGGTCCGCAGAGCGTCGAGGCGGTCGTAGAGCAGGGTGACGCGCTGTTGTTCCTGATCGAGGTCGGCGTCGTGCAGATCTGTCGGGGTGCCCTGATCCGGCACATGGTCTCCTGTACGCGAGTGGGGCGGGGTGACGAGGGCGGTCGTGCACCTCTCGGCGGCGCACGGAAGCGCCAGAAAAGTCTACGGGCTCCCGACGGCAACGGCCGGTGCCCCCGATCTCTCGGGAACACCGGCCGTGTGCTGCGGGGAAAAGATCAGAGGTACTGGTGCACCGTGCCCTCGACGCGGGCCCGTGCCTCCTTGGCGCGCTTCTCGGCGTCCTCGAGCGAGGCCTGCAGCTGCTTCTGCGCGTCCTTGCTGGTGGACTTGTACTGCTTCTTGTACTCCTTGCGCGCTGCGTCGAACTGCTTGCGCGCGTCCTTGCCGGACTTCTTGGCCTGCTTGCGGGCCTTCTTGCCGTACTTCTCCGCCAGATCGCTGCCGTCGGCCTTGGCCTTCTCGGCCAGCTCGGCACCGCGGGACGCGGCGATCTCGGCGTACTTGCTGCCGCGATCCTGGGCGACGTCGGCGAACTCGGATGCGCGTGCAGCGGCCAGATCGGCCCACTTGGCACTGCGCTCCTTCGCCAGCTCGGCGAGCTTGCCGCCGCGATCCTGGGCGACGTCCGCCAGCTCGGCGCCACGCTGCGAGGCGATCTCGACGAGCGGCTGTGCGCGCTCGGCGGCGACGACCGCGAGCTCCTTGGCGCGCTCGCCGGCGTGGGCGAGTGTCTCGGAGCTGTCCGAGGAGGACACCATCGGGAGGGCGCCGGCGACGGCGACCTTGGCCGACTTGGCCGCCTTGCGACCGCGCCAGGCGACGGACGGCTTGCCCTCGGTGTCGACGGCGGCGATGAGCAGGCCGCCGAGGAGGCTGACGTTCTTGATGAACTGGGTGCGCTGCAGCGCCTTCGCCTGCGGGTCCGTCTCGTTCCAGAAGGAGTGACCCGCGAGGGTCGTCGGGACGAGGCTGCCCGCGAGCACGGTGGACGCGAGGCGCGGCGCCCGACCGGTCGCGAGAAGGAATCCGCCGCCGATCTGCACCGCGGCGTTGATCTTGACCAGCGTCTCGGGGTCGGAGGGAACGTTCTGCGTCACCTCGTCGGGAAGGGCGTCCTGGCTCTTCTCGATCAGAGGCTTCGCGGCCTGAGCCCTTCCGGCGGGGTTGCGCAGCGCATCCACGCCTCCTGCGATGAAGATGGATGCGAGCATCGGTCGGGCGATCCGGCGGACAATCACTGAGCCTCCTGCGTTGCGGCTGTGGTGTGGGGGACTGCTCTGGCTGCACGAGTGCGGTTGTTCACGCCCATGACATGCATGTGACGCTCTCGAACTGTATCCATACCCCCCGCCCCGGCGATTGAATCGCGGGGCGGGCGGGGGACCGGATCGTGGTGACGGATCACCAGCCGCGGGTCCGCCATTCGGGAAGGTGAGGACGTTCCGAGCCCAGCGTCGTGTCCTTGCCGTGGCCCGGGTAGACGACCGTTCGATCGTCGTAGCGACCGAAGATCCGCGATTCCACGTCGTCCAGCAGCGACACGAAGTTCGCCTCTCCGTCGGTCTTGCCGACGCCGCCGGGGAAGAGCGAGTCGCCGGTGAACAGGTGCACGACGCCGCTCTCGGGGTCCGTGAGCGCCAGCGCGATCGACCCGGGAGTGTGGCCGCGGAGGTGGATCACGTCGAGGGTGACGTCGCCGACCTGCACGGAGTCGCCGTCGTCGAGCAGGCGGGTGGGGGCGACGGGGAGCGGTTCCGCATCGAGCGGATGTGCCGCCGACGGGGCGCCCGTCGCCGACGCGACGTCCTCGAGTGCCTGCCAGTGGTCGAAGTGCTGGTGCGTCGTGACGATCAGCGAGACCTCGGGTGCCACGCGGTCGACGACGGCGCGCAGCGTCGGAGCGTCGTTCGCGGCGTCGACGAGCAGCGATCGGCCCGTCCGGGAACAGACGACGAGGTAGGCGTTGTTGTCCATCGGGCCCACCGAGGTCTTCACGATCGTGGCGTGCGACAGGGTCCGGCGCTGCGAGCCCGTCCCCACGGACACCTCGCCGGTGTAGTCGTCGGAGATCGTCGGTGCATTCTCGGTCATGAGCGTGAGATTACCCACGACGACCGGTCGTGAGCCGGGCGCGGAGCCCGTCGGCCGGTCGAGTCTGTCGGACCTCGGGCATATGGTCGTCGAAGCCTGTCGTGTCCGAACACGACATGTCCGACGAAGAGTGGGCAGTTCACGCGGTCGACGAGAGAGTCGACGCAGCACGTTGCACGGCCGTGGGCCGTGACGAAGGAGAGGACAACCGTGGCGGATCGCCTGGTAGTGCAGGGCGCACGCGAACACAATCTCAAGGGCGTCGACATCGATCTGCCCCGGGACAGTCTCATCGTGTTCACCGGTCTGTCCGGGTCGGGCAAGTCGAGCCTGGCGTTCGACACCATCTTCGCCGAGGGTCAGCGCCGCTACGTCGAGTCGCTCTCGGCCTACGCGCGCCAGTTCCTGGGCCAGATGGACAAGCCGGACGTCGACTTCATCGAGGGCCTCTCGCCCGCGGTCTCGATCGATCAGAAGTCGACCAACCGCAACCCGCGGTCCACGGTCGGCACCATCACCGAGGTCTACGACTACCTGCGCCTGCTCTACGCACGAGCCGGCACGGCGCACTGCCCGCAGTGCGGTGAGCGCATCGCCAAGCAGTCGCCCCAGCAGATCGTCGACCAGGTGCTCGCGATGGAGGAGGGCCTGCGTTTCCAGGTGCTCGCTCCCGTCGTGCGCACCCGCAAGGGCGAGTTCGTCGACCTCTTCGAGCAGCTCAACACGCAGGGTTACTCGCGTATCCGCGTCGACGGCACCGTGCACCAGCTCACCGATCCGCCCAAGCTGAAGAAGCAGGACAAGCACGACATCGAGGTGGTGGTCGACCGCCTGACCGTCAAGGCGTCGTCCAAGCAGCGGCTCACCGACTCGGTGGAGACCGCGCTGCGCCTCGCCGACGGCATCCTGGTGCTCGACTTCGTCGACCGCGAGGAGAACGCCGCCGACCGTGAGCGCCGGTTCTCCGAGCGTCTGGCGTGCCCCAACGGGCACCCGCTGTCCGTCGACGAACTCGAACCCCGCGCGTTCTCGTTCAACTCGCCCTACGGCGCGTGCCCCGAGTGTGCGGGACTCGGCATCCGCAAGGAGGTCGACCCCGAACTGGTGGTTCCGGACCCCGATCTGAGCCTGGCGGACGGCGCCATCGCGCCGTGGTCCATGGGCCAGACGTCCGAGTACTTCGGCCGGCTGCTGTCCGGGCTCGCCGACGCCATGGGCTTCGACATCGACACACCGTGGCGGAAGCTGCCGGCCAAGGTGAAGCGTGCCGTCCTCGAGGGCAGCGAGCATCAGGTGCACGTCCGCTACAAGAACCGGTACGGACGCACCCGGTCCTACTACGCCGAGTTCGAGGGCGTCATGCCCTTCCTGCACCGTCGGATGGATCAGACCGAGTCGGAGCAGATGAAAGAGCGCTACGACGGCTACATGCGGGAGGTCGACTGCCCGGTGTGCGAGGGTGCACGCCTGCGCCCGGAGATCCTGTCCGTGACCATCGCCGCGGGCGATTTCGGGGACAAGTCCATCGCCGACGTGTGTGCACTGTCCATCTCGGAGTGCTCGAACTTCCTGAACACGCTGACGCTCGGTCCGCGTGAGGAGGCCATCGCCGGCCAGGTGCTCAAGGAGATCCAGGCCCGCCTCGGCTTCCTGCTGGACGTGGGACTCGAGTACCTCACGCTGTCGCGCGCGGCAGGAACGCTGTCGGGCGGCGAGGCGCAGCGCATCCGCCTGGCGACGCAGATCGGCAGTGGTCTCGTCGGAGTCCTGTACGTGCTGGACGAGCCGTCCATCGGCCTCCACCAGCGGGACAACCGCCGGCTCATCGACACGCTCACGCGGCTGCGCAACCTCGGCAACACGCTCATAGTCGTCGAGCACGACGAGGACACCATTCGCACGTCCGACTGGGTCGTCGACATCGGCCCGCTCGCCGGTGAGCGCGGCGGACGTGTCGTGCACAGCGGAACCTACGAGACGCTTCTCACCAACGCGGAGAGCCTCACCGGGGCGTACCTCTCGGGTCGCTCGGCCATCGATGTCCCGGCGGTACGTCGCCCGATCGATCCCAAGCGCAAGATCTCCGTGATCGGTGCCCGGGAGCACAACCTGCAGGACATCGACGTCAGCTTCCCGCTGGGAGTGCTCACCTCCGTGACGGGCGTGTCGGGATCGGGCAAGTCCACGCTGGTCAACGACATCCTGGCGACGGTGATGGCGAACAAGCTCAACGGCGCTCGTCAGGTACCCGGTCGGCACACCCGCGTCAACGGCCTCGACCAGCTGGACAAGCTGGTCCGGGTCGACCAGTCACCCATCGGCCGTACGCCGCGGTCCAACGCGGCCACCTACACCGGGGTGTTCGACAAGATAAGGACACTGTTCGCCGCGACGACCGAGGCCAAGATCCGCGGCTACCAGCCGGGTCGGTTCTCCTTCAACGTGAAGGGCGGCCGGTGCGAGGCGTGCTCGGGTGACGGCACCCTGAAGATCGAGATGAACTTCCTGCCGGACGTCTACGTACCGTGCGAGGTGTGCCACGGTGCCCGGTACAACCGGGAGACGCTCGAGGTCCACTACAAGGGCAAGACCATCGCCGAGGTGCTGAACATGCCCATCGAGGAGGCGGCCGACTTCTTCGAACCGATCACCTCGATCCACCGGTACCTCAAGACGCTGAACGAGGTGGGCCTGGGCTATGTCCGTCTGGGGCAGCCGGCCACCACGCTGTCCGGCGGCGAAGCGCAGCGTGTGAAGCTGGCCGCAGAGCTGCAGAAGCGCTCCATGGGACGCACGGTGTACATCCTCGACGAGCCGACCACGGGTCTGCACTTCGAGGACATCCGCAAGCTGTTGCTGGTGATCAACGGTCTGGTGGACAAGGGCAACACCGTCATCGTCATCGAGCACAACTTGGACGTCATCAAGACGTCCGACTGGGTCATCGACATGGGACCCGAGGGCGGATCCGGCGGCGGAACGATGGTGGCCGAGGGCACTCCCGAGCAGATCGCCGCCGTGCCCGAGAGCTACACCGGCAAGTTCCTGCAGGAGTCTCTCGACGCCGCCTCGACCCCACCGGTCCCGGTCAAGCGGACCCGCAAGCGCAAGCCTGTCGCGGTCTCCTGACCGGGCCGTCGCGTGACGGTCAGTGGACGGGCCCGGTGTACTTCTCGCCGGGCCCGGCGCCGGGCGCGTCCGGGTGCGCCGACTGCTCGCGGAACGCCTTCTGCAGTGCCTGCAGCCCTTCGCGGATGGGGCCGGCGTGCGGCCCCAGGTACTCCACGGAGGCCGTGACCAGTCCGGCGAGTGCGGTGATCACGCGTCTCGCCTCGTCGAGGTCGAGGTGGGGGCTGTCGGACGGATCCGCGTCGGAGAGTCCCAGCTTCTCGGCGGCGGAGCTCATGAGCATCACCGCGGCGCGGCTGATGACCTCGATCGCAGGGACGTCGGCCAGTTCACGCACGTCCGGCTCGAGCTGCGGCGCATCGCCCTCCACCTGGGGAGCACCGGCCTGAACGGCATCATCGGGGGTCGTCATGACATCAGACGATGCCACGATGCGCCGACACCGACGTCCCCGCCCGGTGCGTGACCGGACGGATTCGGTCCGCGAGGGCACCTGGTGTTATTCTTCTTTCCACGACCGCCTTCAGGTGTGTCCGTGTCGGCGCGTGAGTGCCGGGCACGGATGCGGAACCCGGAGGCAGCAAGTGGAGTCCGACTCCCACCACCGCACGGTTCGCCGGGCAGTGGTTCCGGTCCTTCCCAGCCACATCGGGAAGTGGTGCGCTTCGTCGACGAGACGAGGTGGCCCGCGGATGGTGACATCCGTCGACCGGTCGGTACCGGACCCCGCTGCTCGCGATCTCGATCGTGAGCGACGGGGTTTTCGTCGTTCGGAAGGTTCCCGCGGGAACAAATCGGGTGGCCACGGTGTCGAGGTAGACGGAGAGCACGAGCGCCGGTGTGGAGCGCGTAGGACGGCGCACCGCATCGGGTCGAGCACCACCATCCGTCACCGCACTACCGAGGAGGCCCCATCAGCACTGAGACCCGCATCAACGATCGCATCCGAGTTCCCGAAGTCCGACTCGTCGGACCTGGCGGTGAACAGGTGGGGATCGTGCGTGTTGAAGATGCACTCCGCCTGGCTGTCGAAGCCGATCTCGACCTCGTCGAGGTCGCACCCGACGCCCGTCCGCCGGTCTGCAAGATCATGGACTACGGCAAGTTCAAGTACGAAGCCGCGCAGAAGGCTCGTGAGTCGCGCAAGAACCAGACGCTCACGGTCATCAAGGAGCAGAAGCTTCGTCCCAAGATCGACGACCACGACTACGAGACGAAGAAGGGCCATGTCGTCCGCTTCCTCGAGGCCGGGTCCAAGGTCAAGGTGACCATCATGTTCCGTGGACGCGAGCAGTCGCGGCCCGAACTCGGTTACCGCCTCCTGCAGCGCCTGGGCGCCGACGTCGCCGAGCACGGCTTCGTCGAGACCTCGGCCAAGCAGGACGGCCGCAACATGACGATGGTCCTGGCTCCGCACAAGGGCGCCAAGACCAGGGCGAAGGCAGCGGAGGCGTCCAACGCACCGCGCGCCACCGTGCCGCCGCCGGCCTCCGCGCCGACTGCTGCACCCGCCGCCGAGGCGACACCGCCGGCACCCGCTGCTCCGCAGACGCCGGCGACGCCGCAGGCACCAGCCACACCGAGCGCCTGAGCGTTCGGATCCACCAGCACCACCGACCGAAGTAACAGAACTGAGGACTCATGCCCAAGTCGAAGACTCACAGCGGCACCGCGAAGCGATTCAAGGTGTCCGGTAGCGGAAAGATCCTGCGCCAGAAGGCCGGCCGCCGCCACCTGCTCGAGCACAAGTCCTCGCGCGTGACGCGTCGCCTCGACGGCAAGGCCGTCGTCAGCCCCAACGACGTTCCCCGCGTCAAGCGGCTTCTCGGTCTCTGATCTCTTTCCCACCCGGGCCCTAGGCCCCACTACGACAGGATTCACCAGTGGCACGCGTGAAAAGGGCGGTCAACGCCCAGAAGAAGCGTCGTTCGATTCTCGAGGCGTCCAGCGGATACCGCGGGCAGCGTTCGCGTCTCTACACCAAGGCGAAGGAGCAGCAGCTCCACTCGCTCACCTACGCGTACCGCGATCGCCGCGCTCGCAAGGGTGACTTCCGCAAGCTGTGGATCACGCGTATCAACGCGGCAGCTCGGGCGAACGACATCACGTACAACCGTTTCGTGCAGGGTCTGAAGATCGCCGAGGTCGAGGTCGACCGCAAGATCCTCGCCGAGCTCGCGGTCTCCGACGCTGCGGCGTTCACCGCACTCGTCGAGATCGCCAAGGCGGCACTGCCTGCCGACATCAACGCACCGGCCGGAGAAGCAGCCTGATCAGGCGCTTCGACGACACTCCGTCACGACCCGCGGCGCCGCTCACCGAGCGGACTCCGCGGGTCGTTTCGGCTGTCAAGCTGCAGCGCGGCGTCGAACGTCGGCGAACCGGCCTCTTCCTCGCGGAGGGCGAGAACGCGGTGACCGAGGCGGTCGCCGCCGGTGTCGTGCGCGAGGTGTTCGCCACCGAGCGCTGGTTCGACGAGCACCGCGGACTGCTCGAGGCGTCGGCCGCGGCCGGTGCGCAGCCGCAGCTGATGACCGAGCGCGCGGCGAAATCGCTGTCGGACACCGTGACGCCGCCGGGAATCGTGGCCGTGTGCACGTCCGTCGTCGTCTCCCTGGCCGAGGCGTTGGCCGCGAACCCGTCACTCGTGACGGTCGTCGTCGACATCTCCGAGCCGGGCAACGCGGGCACCATCCTGCGCGTCTCGGACGCCGCCGGCGCCGGCGCGGTGATCTTCGCCGGGGACAGTGTCGATCCGCTGAACGGCAAGAGCGTCCGCGCGTCCGCCGGAAGTCTCTTCCATCTCCCCGTCGCACGGGAGCGTTCGGTGACGGCGGTACTCGACGCGGTCCGTGCGACCGGCGCCAGTCTGCTGGCGACGACCGTCGACGGTGAACTGGACCTCGACGACGCCGACGACGCGCTGGCCGGGCCCACCGCCTGGGTGTTCGGCAACGAGGCGCACGGGCTGTCCCGCGAGGTCGCGGCTGCTGCGGATCACCGGGTGCGCATTCCCATCCACGGCCGCGCCGAGAGTCTCAACCTCGCCACCGCGGCCGCCGTGTGTCTGTACGCCGGTGCGCGGGTGCAGCGCCGCGGGGGCACCGCCTAGGCTTTCCCCGCCGGGTTCTGCCCGGCGACCGTGAGGAGCACCGCGACAGAGGTGCTCGCCGATCGAGACGATGGAGTGTGTGGACGTGGAGCGCAACGAGGGTGAAGCGCAGGCCGATCAGGCCGCTGCCGACGCGGAGGCGCTGACCGACGCGGCGCTGGACGCAGCCGTCACCGAGGCCGAGTCCGCCTTCGCCGCCGCGTCCGACATCGACGCTCTGTCCGAGGCCAAGATCCACCACATCGGGAACAAGGCGCCCCTCGCGCTCGCACAGCGCGCGTTGGGCTCGCTGCCGAAGACCGAGCGGGCCGACGCCGGCAAGCGGGTCAAGGTGGCGCGTGACCGCGTGCGGATCGCGTTCGACGATCGTCGTGAGGTGCTGCTCGCCGAACGTGACGCGGCCGTGCTCGTCGCCGAGGCGATCGACGTGACCCTGCCGTCCGTCCGCCGCCCGGTGGGTGCCCGCCATCCCATCACCGTCATCGCCGATCAGGTCGCCGACGTCTTCGTGGCGATGGGGTGGGAGGTGGCCGAGGGCCCGGAGGTGGAGACCGAGCACTTCAACTTCGACGCGCTCAACTTCCTGCCCGACCATCCCGCGCGGACGATGCAGGACACGTTCCACGTCGCGCCCGAGGGGTCTCGTCAGGTGCTGCGCACGCACACCTCGCCGGTGCAGGTGCGGTCGATGCTCGAGCGCGACCTGCCGATCTACGTGGTGTGCCCCGGGCGTACGTTCCGTACGGACGAACTCGACGCGACGCACACGCCCGTCTTTCATCAGGTCGAGGGACTCGCCGTGGACAAGGGGCTCACGCTCGCCAATCTCCGCGGCACGCTCGACGCGTTCGCGCGTGCGCTGTTCGGCCCGGAGACGCGGACCCGTATGCGCCCCAACTACTTCCCGTTCACCGAGCCGTCCGCGGAGGTGGACGTGTGGTTCCCCCGCAAGAAGGGTGGAGCGGGCTGGGTCGAGTGGGGTGGCTGCGGCATGGTGAATCCGAACGTGCTGCGCGCCTGTGGCGTCGACCCGGAGATCTACAGCGGGTTCGCCTTCGGTATGGGCCTCGAGCGAACGCTGCAGTTCCGCAACGACATTCCCGACATGCGCGACATCGTCGAGGGCGACGTGCGGTTCAGCCTGCCCTTCGGCGTGGCCGGCTGACGCTCGGCCCCTGCAGACAAGCATTCAGACAGAGAGAGTGGAGAAGTCGTGCGAGTGCCCCAGTCCTGGTTGACCGAGGTCGTCCGGAAGGCCGCTCCTGAGTGGAGCGTCACTGCTGACGAGCTCGACGCGGGGTTCGTGTCCGTCGGCTTCGAGATCGAGGACGTCATCCCCCTTCCGGAGATCGCGGGCCCGTTGGTCGTCGGCCGTGTGCAGTCCATCGAGGAGTTGACCGAGTTCAAGAAGCCGATCCGCTTCTGCCTGGTCGAGGTGGGCGAGGCTGAGCCCCGCGGAATCGTTTGCGGTGCAAGGAACTTCGCGGAGGGCGACCTCATCGTGGCCGCACTTCCCGGCAGTGTTCTGCCCGGCGGGTTCGCCATCGCCGCGCGGTCCACGTACGGGCGCACGTCCGACGGCATGATCTGCTCGGTGTCCGAGCTCGGTATCGGTTCGGATCACTCCGGCATTCTCGTGCTGCCTGCCGGCACGGCCGTGCCCGGCGACGACGCACTCGCCGTTCTGGGCATGGACGACACCGTGTTCGACGTCAACGTGACGCCCGATCGCGGATACGCCCTGAGCGTGCGCGGTCTCGGCCGCGAACTGGCGTGCGGTTTCGACCTGGACTTCGTCGATCCCGCCGACGCCCCGCAGCCCGTCGTGTCCGCGGCCGCCTCCGAGGGCGAGGCGTGGCCCGTCGACGTCCGTTCCGAGTCGGATGCCACCCGTTTCGCCGCGCGCCGCGTCGTGGGCATCGATCCGGCCGCGGTGACCCCCTGGACGATCCAGCGGCGGCTGCTGCTGTCCGGGGTGCGACCCATCTCGCCCGCGGTCGACGTCACCAACTACGTCATGCTCGAACTGGGCCAACCGCTCCACGCGTTCGACGCCTCCGCGCTGTCGGGCGGGTTGGTGGTCCGCCGGGCCGAGGCGGGGGAGACGCTCCGCACCCTCGACGACACCGTGCGCACCCTCGACCCGGAGGACGTCGTCATTGCGGACGAGTCCGGCGTGGTGTCGTTGGCCGGTGTCATGGGTGGCG
This window harbors:
- a CDS encoding DoxX family protein; translation: MIVRRIARPMLASIFIAGGVDALRNPAGRAQAAKPLIEKSQDALPDEVTQNVPSDPETLVKINAAVQIGGGFLLATGRAPRLASTVLAGSLVPTTLAGHSFWNETDPQAKALQRTQFIKNVSLLGGLLIAAVDTEGKPSVAWRGRKAAKSAKVAVAGALPMVSSSDSSETLAHAGERAKELAVVAAERAQPLVEIASQRGAELADVAQDRGGKLAELAKERSAKWADLAAARASEFADVAQDRGSKYAEIAASRGAELAEKAKADGSDLAEKYGKKARKQAKKSGKDARKQFDAARKEYKKQYKSTSKDAQKQLQASLEDAEKRAKEARARVEGTVHQYL
- a CDS encoding MBL fold metallo-hydrolase, translated to MTENAPTISDDYTGEVSVGTGSQRRTLSHATIVKTSVGPMDNNAYLVVCSRTGRSLLVDAANDAPTLRAVVDRVAPEVSLIVTTHQHFDHWQALEDVASATGAPSAAHPLDAEPLPVAPTRLLDDGDSVQVGDVTLDVIHLRGHTPGSIALALTDPESGVVHLFTGDSLFPGGVGKTDGEANFVSLLDDVESRIFGRYDDRTVVYPGHGKDTTLGSERPHLPEWRTRGW
- the uvrA gene encoding excinuclease ABC subunit UvrA, coding for MADRLVVQGAREHNLKGVDIDLPRDSLIVFTGLSGSGKSSLAFDTIFAEGQRRYVESLSAYARQFLGQMDKPDVDFIEGLSPAVSIDQKSTNRNPRSTVGTITEVYDYLRLLYARAGTAHCPQCGERIAKQSPQQIVDQVLAMEEGLRFQVLAPVVRTRKGEFVDLFEQLNTQGYSRIRVDGTVHQLTDPPKLKKQDKHDIEVVVDRLTVKASSKQRLTDSVETALRLADGILVLDFVDREENAADRERRFSERLACPNGHPLSVDELEPRAFSFNSPYGACPECAGLGIRKEVDPELVVPDPDLSLADGAIAPWSMGQTSEYFGRLLSGLADAMGFDIDTPWRKLPAKVKRAVLEGSEHQVHVRYKNRYGRTRSYYAEFEGVMPFLHRRMDQTESEQMKERYDGYMREVDCPVCEGARLRPEILSVTIAAGDFGDKSIADVCALSISECSNFLNTLTLGPREEAIAGQVLKEIQARLGFLLDVGLEYLTLSRAAGTLSGGEAQRIRLATQIGSGLVGVLYVLDEPSIGLHQRDNRRLIDTLTRLRNLGNTLIVVEHDEDTIRTSDWVVDIGPLAGERGGRVVHSGTYETLLTNAESLTGAYLSGRSAIDVPAVRRPIDPKRKISVIGAREHNLQDIDVSFPLGVLTSVTGVSGSGKSTLVNDILATVMANKLNGARQVPGRHTRVNGLDQLDKLVRVDQSPIGRTPRSNAATYTGVFDKIRTLFAATTEAKIRGYQPGRFSFNVKGGRCEACSGDGTLKIEMNFLPDVYVPCEVCHGARYNRETLEVHYKGKTIAEVLNMPIEEAADFFEPITSIHRYLKTLNEVGLGYVRLGQPATTLSGGEAQRVKLAAELQKRSMGRTVYILDEPTTGLHFEDIRKLLLVINGLVDKGNTVIVIEHNLDVIKTSDWVIDMGPEGGSGGGTMVAEGTPEQIAAVPESYTGKFLQESLDAASTPPVPVKRTRKRKPVAVS
- a CDS encoding DUF1844 domain-containing protein translates to MTTPDDAVQAGAPQVEGDAPQLEPDVRELADVPAIEVISRAAVMLMSSAAEKLGLSDADPSDSPHLDLDEARRVITALAGLVTASVEYLGPHAGPIREGLQALQKAFREQSAHPDAPGAGPGEKYTGPVH
- the infC gene encoding translation initiation factor IF-3, with amino-acid sequence MSTETRINDRIRVPEVRLVGPGGEQVGIVRVEDALRLAVEADLDLVEVAPDARPPVCKIMDYGKFKYEAAQKARESRKNQTLTVIKEQKLRPKIDDHDYETKKGHVVRFLEAGSKVKVTIMFRGREQSRPELGYRLLQRLGADVAEHGFVETSAKQDGRNMTMVLAPHKGAKTRAKAAEASNAPRATVPPPASAPTAAPAAEATPPAPAAPQTPATPQAPATPSA
- the rpmI gene encoding 50S ribosomal protein L35, coding for MPKSKTHSGTAKRFKVSGSGKILRQKAGRRHLLEHKSSRVTRRLDGKAVVSPNDVPRVKRLLGL
- the rplT gene encoding 50S ribosomal protein L20 codes for the protein MARVKRAVNAQKKRRSILEASSGYRGQRSRLYTKAKEQQLHSLTYAYRDRRARKGDFRKLWITRINAAARANDITYNRFVQGLKIAEVEVDRKILAELAVSDAAAFTALVEIAKAALPADINAPAGEAA
- a CDS encoding TrmH family RNA methyltransferase, with product MRRFDDTPSRPAAPLTERTPRVVSAVKLQRGVERRRTGLFLAEGENAVTEAVAAGVVREVFATERWFDEHRGLLEASAAAGAQPQLMTERAAKSLSDTVTPPGIVAVCTSVVVSLAEALAANPSLVTVVVDISEPGNAGTILRVSDAAGAGAVIFAGDSVDPLNGKSVRASAGSLFHLPVARERSVTAVLDAVRATGASLLATTVDGELDLDDADDALAGPTAWVFGNEAHGLSREVAAAADHRVRIPIHGRAESLNLATAAAVCLYAGARVQRRGGTA
- the pheS gene encoding phenylalanine--tRNA ligase subunit alpha — protein: MECVDVERNEGEAQADQAAADAEALTDAALDAAVTEAESAFAAASDIDALSEAKIHHIGNKAPLALAQRALGSLPKTERADAGKRVKVARDRVRIAFDDRREVLLAERDAAVLVAEAIDVTLPSVRRPVGARHPITVIADQVADVFVAMGWEVAEGPEVETEHFNFDALNFLPDHPARTMQDTFHVAPEGSRQVLRTHTSPVQVRSMLERDLPIYVVCPGRTFRTDELDATHTPVFHQVEGLAVDKGLTLANLRGTLDAFARALFGPETRTRMRPNYFPFTEPSAEVDVWFPRKKGGAGWVEWGGCGMVNPNVLRACGVDPEIYSGFAFGMGLERTLQFRNDIPDMRDIVEGDVRFSLPFGVAG